One part of the Methylobacterium mesophilicum SR1.6/6 genome encodes these proteins:
- the modC gene encoding molybdenum ABC transporter ATP-binding protein: MSIQVDVELRRGAFTLAAAFEAGPGLTALFGRSGSGKTTLIDLIAGLARPDRGRIVADGTVLVDGAARIFLPPHRRRIGVVFQDARLFPHLSVRSNLGYGRAFARRPKDPATFAAVTGMLGIDPLLDRRPDGLSGGERQRVAIGRALLAGPRLLLMDEPLAALDEARKAEILPYIERLRDEAGVPIVYVSHAVSEVARLATTVVVLEAGRVAAAGPAEAILRRADLVPVHEAEAGALLDMLVTERDAQTGLTRLTGTAGELLVPGLSRPAGTRLRIRIPARDVLVATERPRGLSARNILAGQVCGLSPSGSEMAVEIDCNGARLVARLTAAASRELALDIGRPVYAVVKSAAFDPAGIGLVRAPVTI; the protein is encoded by the coding sequence GTGAGCATCCAGGTCGACGTCGAGCTCCGGCGCGGCGCCTTCACCCTGGCGGCGGCCTTCGAGGCCGGGCCGGGGCTGACCGCCCTGTTCGGGCGCTCGGGCTCGGGCAAGACGACGCTGATCGACCTGATCGCGGGGCTCGCCAGACCGGATCGGGGCCGGATCGTCGCCGACGGGACCGTGCTGGTCGACGGCGCGGCGCGGATCTTCCTGCCGCCGCACCGGCGGCGGATCGGCGTGGTCTTCCAGGATGCGCGGCTGTTCCCGCATCTGAGCGTGCGGAGCAATCTCGGCTACGGCCGCGCCTTCGCCCGTCGGCCCAAGGATCCGGCCACCTTCGCGGCGGTGACCGGCATGCTCGGCATCGACCCTCTCCTGGACCGGCGGCCGGACGGCCTCTCGGGGGGCGAGCGCCAGCGGGTCGCGATCGGGCGCGCGCTGCTCGCAGGGCCACGCCTCCTGCTGATGGATGAACCGCTGGCGGCTCTGGACGAGGCCCGCAAAGCCGAGATCCTTCCGTACATCGAGCGCCTGCGCGACGAGGCCGGCGTGCCGATCGTCTACGTGAGCCACGCCGTCTCGGAGGTGGCGCGGCTCGCCACCACGGTGGTCGTCCTCGAAGCGGGGCGCGTGGCCGCCGCCGGACCCGCCGAGGCGATCCTGCGCCGGGCCGACCTCGTGCCCGTCCACGAGGCGGAGGCCGGCGCGCTCCTCGACATGCTGGTGACGGAGCGCGATGCGCAGACCGGCCTCACGCGCCTGACCGGGACCGCCGGGGAGCTGCTGGTGCCGGGACTGTCGCGCCCGGCCGGGACGCGGTTGCGGATCCGGATCCCCGCGCGGGACGTCTTGGTGGCCACCGAGCGGCCGCGGGGGCTCAGCGCGCGCAACATCCTGGCCGGTCAGGTCTGCGGGTTGAGCCCGTCAGGATCCGAGATGGCCGTGGAGATCGACTGCAACGGCGCGCGCCTCGTGGCGCGGCTGACGGCGGCCGCTTCCCGCGAGCTGGCTCTGGACATCGGGCGCCCCGTCTACGCGGTGGTGAAGAGCGCCGCCTTCGACCCGGCGGGGATCGGCCTGGTGCGCGCGCCGGTCACGATCTGA
- a CDS encoding DUF1348 family protein: MSDRPPFPPFTAETAAQKARMAEDAWNGRDPERVSLAYTPDSVWRNRSEFFTGREAIVAFLQRKWTKELDYRLIKELWTFGGDRIAVRFAYEWHDAEGRWFRSYGNENWEFDARGLMRRRIASINDLPIPEAERKFHWPLGRRPDDHPGLSDLGL; encoded by the coding sequence ATGTCGGATCGCCCGCCCTTCCCGCCCTTCACCGCCGAGACCGCGGCCCAGAAGGCCCGCATGGCCGAGGATGCCTGGAACGGGCGCGATCCCGAGCGCGTCTCGCTCGCCTATACGCCGGACAGCGTCTGGCGGAACCGAAGCGAGTTCTTCACCGGCCGCGAGGCCATCGTCGCCTTCCTCCAGCGCAAGTGGACGAAGGAGCTCGACTACCGGCTGATCAAGGAGCTCTGGACCTTCGGGGGCGACCGCATCGCCGTGCGCTTCGCCTACGAGTGGCACGACGCCGAGGGACGCTGGTTCCGCTCCTACGGCAACGAGAACTGGGAGTTCGACGCGCGCGGTTTGATGCGCCGCCGGATCGCGAGCATCAACGATCTGCCGATCCCGGAGGCCGAGCGAAAGTTCCACTGGCCGCTGGGCCGGCGCCCCGACGACCATCCGGGCCTCAGCGATCTCGGTCTCTGA
- a CDS encoding TetR/AcrR family transcriptional regulator, with product MSGRAGLLPVLAEVFRAHGYEGASLTLISRATGLGKGSLYNLFPDGKAEMAACVLAEIDAWFETNLYAPLREAEHPDEAVSTMFDAVETYFRSGRRVCLVGVVALGSERDRFAEAVRSYFARWVAALAEALRRSGRDPVASTALAEEVVAQIQGAIVLARALDEPAVFTRAMTALKGRVAAAG from the coding sequence GTGAGCGGCCGTGCCGGTCTGCTGCCCGTGCTCGCGGAGGTGTTTCGCGCGCACGGCTACGAGGGCGCGAGCCTGACGCTGATCAGCCGGGCGACGGGCCTCGGCAAGGGCAGCCTGTACAACCTCTTCCCCGACGGGAAGGCCGAGATGGCCGCCTGCGTGCTGGCCGAGATCGACGCGTGGTTCGAGACCAACCTGTACGCACCCCTGCGCGAGGCCGAGCACCCCGACGAGGCTGTGTCGACCATGTTCGACGCCGTCGAGACGTACTTCCGGTCCGGCCGGCGGGTCTGTCTTGTGGGGGTCGTGGCCCTCGGCTCGGAGCGCGACCGTTTCGCCGAGGCGGTGCGGAGCTACTTCGCGCGCTGGGTCGCGGCGCTGGCCGAGGCCCTGCGGCGGTCCGGCCGGGACCCGGTGGCGAGCACCGCCCTGGCCGAGGAGGTTGTCGCCCAGATCCAGGGGGCGATCGTCCTGGCCCGCGCCCTCGACGAGCCGGCGGTGTTCACCCGGGCGATGACGGCGCTGAAAGGAAGGGTGGCCGCCGCTGGCTGA
- a CDS encoding M20 aminoacylase family protein produces the protein MSPIDRIQTYADELTALRRDLHAHPELGFEEVRTAGIVADMLEKLGCEVHRGIGGTGVVGLLKGRTDNGRRIGLRADMDALPIEEETNLPYRSTYAGKMHACGHDGHTTMLLGAARYLAETRDFDGTAVFVFQPAEEGRGGARAMLKDGLFEKFPCDEIYGLHNQPGGGHGMIKLRPGPIMAAADFFDIHIRGKGIHAAQPHRGTDPIIVAAGLAQALQSIVSRNADPLKSIVLSITRIEAGSAYNVIPETAHLAGTIRTFDKETRALAGTRMRELAAGFAAAYGAEVTVDLQDVFSVLENAPEQAAAATEVATELLGADKVEANVVPKMGSEDFADMTMAVPGAYVWLGANPGPGLHNAGYNFDDSIIPIGSAFLARMVERRTAA, from the coding sequence ATGAGCCCGATCGACCGCATCCAGACCTATGCCGACGAGCTGACGGCGCTCCGCCGCGACCTGCACGCCCATCCGGAGCTCGGCTTCGAGGAGGTGCGCACCGCCGGCATCGTGGCCGACATGCTGGAGAAGCTCGGCTGCGAGGTGCATCGCGGGATCGGCGGCACGGGCGTGGTCGGGCTGCTCAAGGGCCGCACCGACAACGGCCGCCGGATCGGCCTGCGCGCCGACATGGACGCCCTGCCCATCGAGGAGGAGACCAACCTCCCCTACCGCTCGACCTATGCGGGCAAGATGCACGCCTGCGGCCATGACGGCCACACCACGATGCTGCTGGGCGCGGCGCGCTACCTCGCCGAGACCCGCGACTTCGACGGCACCGCGGTGTTCGTGTTCCAGCCGGCCGAGGAGGGGCGCGGCGGCGCCCGGGCCATGCTGAAGGACGGCCTCTTCGAGAAGTTCCCCTGCGACGAGATCTACGGCCTGCACAACCAGCCGGGCGGCGGCCACGGCATGATCAAGCTGCGGCCCGGCCCGATCATGGCGGCGGCGGATTTCTTCGACATCCACATCCGCGGCAAGGGCATCCACGCCGCCCAGCCGCACCGGGGCACCGACCCGATCATCGTCGCCGCCGGCCTCGCCCAGGCGCTGCAGTCGATCGTCTCGCGCAACGCCGACCCGCTGAAGTCCATCGTGCTGTCGATCACCCGGATCGAGGCGGGCTCCGCCTACAACGTCATCCCCGAGACGGCGCATCTCGCCGGCACGATCCGGACCTTCGACAAGGAGACCCGCGCGCTCGCCGGCACCCGCATGCGCGAGCTGGCGGCGGGCTTCGCGGCGGCCTACGGCGCCGAGGTCACAGTCGACCTGCAGGACGTGTTCTCCGTGCTGGAGAACGCCCCCGAGCAGGCTGCCGCGGCCACCGAGGTCGCCACCGAGCTGCTCGGGGCCGACAAGGTCGAGGCGAACGTGGTCCCGAAGATGGGCAGCGAGGACTTCGCCGACATGACCATGGCGGTGCCGGGCGCCTATGTCTGGCTCGGCGCCAACCCGGGCCCCGGCCTGCACAATGCCGGCTACAACTTCGACGACTCGATCATCCCGATCGGCAGCGCCTTCCTGGCGCGGATGGTGGAGCGCCGCACCGCCGCGTGA
- a CDS encoding GNAT family N-acetyltransferase: MKHAPGPTPESPTLTVRALPGLKEIGAADWDACAFSPETLAGGDETHNPFLSHAFLSALEDSGCVSRRTGWLPLHVSVERDGQRLGVVPCYLKSHSQGEYVFDHGWADAYERAGGSYYPKLQVSVPFTPVTGPRFLIAPGADPDEATAGLVAGLRALRGETKASSIHVTFMREAEWDRAGAAGFLLRTDQQFHWENDGYATFDDFLAALASRKRKTIRKERRDALAPGITVEHLTGAAITEAHWDAFYDFYTDTGSRKWGRPYLNRRFFSLLTERMADRVLLVMAKRDGAYIAGAINLIGDTALYGRNWGCIEDHPFLHFEVCYYQAIDFAIARGLTRVEAGAQGEHKLARGYRPVLMRSAHDIADPALRRAVADYLQRERAHVAEAVDVLDTLTPFRRTDSGSACAPAATPSPDTPPASPPESSET; encoded by the coding sequence ATGAAGCACGCACCCGGGCCGACGCCGGAATCCCCCACGCTCACCGTGCGGGCGCTGCCCGGATTGAAGGAGATCGGCGCCGCGGACTGGGATGCCTGCGCCTTCTCCCCCGAGACCCTGGCGGGGGGCGACGAGACCCACAACCCGTTCCTCTCGCACGCCTTCCTGTCGGCGCTGGAGGATTCCGGCTGCGTCTCCCGCCGGACCGGCTGGCTGCCGCTCCACGTCTCGGTGGAGCGCGACGGCCAGCGCCTCGGCGTCGTGCCCTGCTACCTGAAATCGCACAGCCAGGGCGAGTACGTGTTCGATCACGGCTGGGCCGACGCCTACGAGCGCGCCGGCGGATCGTACTACCCGAAGCTCCAGGTGAGCGTGCCGTTCACGCCGGTGACCGGCCCGCGCTTCCTGATCGCCCCTGGCGCGGATCCGGACGAGGCCACCGCCGGCCTCGTGGCGGGCCTGCGGGCGCTGCGGGGCGAGACCAAGGCCTCCTCGATCCACGTCACGTTCATGCGCGAGGCCGAGTGGGACCGGGCCGGCGCCGCCGGGTTCCTGCTGCGCACCGACCAGCAGTTCCATTGGGAGAACGACGGCTACGCGACCTTCGACGACTTCCTGGCCGCCCTCGCCTCGCGCAAGCGCAAGACCATCCGCAAGGAGCGCCGCGACGCCCTCGCCCCCGGGATCACCGTGGAGCACCTGACCGGCGCCGCCATCACCGAGGCCCATTGGGACGCGTTCTACGACTTCTACACGGACACGGGCTCGCGGAAGTGGGGCCGACCCTACCTGAACCGCCGGTTCTTCTCGCTCCTGACCGAGCGCATGGCCGACAGGGTGCTCCTGGTGATGGCGAAGCGCGACGGCGCCTACATCGCCGGCGCCATCAACCTGATCGGCGACACGGCGCTCTACGGCCGGAACTGGGGCTGCATCGAGGACCACCCGTTCCTGCACTTCGAGGTCTGCTACTACCAGGCGATCGATTTCGCGATCGCCCGGGGCCTGACGCGCGTCGAGGCCGGCGCGCAGGGGGAGCACAAGCTCGCCCGCGGCTACCGGCCGGTCCTGATGCGCTCGGCCCACGACATCGCCGACCCGGCGCTGCGCCGCGCGGTGGCCGATTACTTGCAGCGGGAGCGCGCCCACGTCGCCGAGGCGGTGGACGTCCTCGACACGCTCACGCCGTTCCGGCGCACCGACTCGGGCAGCGCCTGCGCACCCGCCGCGACGCCGTCCCCCGACACTCCTCCCGCAAGTCCCCCCGAGAGTTCCGAGACATGA
- a CDS encoding glycerophosphodiester phosphodiesterase family protein, which produces MAVPDWLTARPIAHRGLHDRAAGRPENTLAAARAAVAGGFAIECDVQLSADGEAMVFHDAALGRLTGASAAVAELSAAELGRLAVAGSAETIPTLPAFLAAVAGAVPVVIEVKSRYDGDLRLATRAAAVAAACDGPVALKSFDPQVVAALRDLCPPTIPRGIVAETTQDDPAYAALPPSARLALSNLLHFAETRPDFLSWRVDDLPCAPTYLCRLLGRIPVMTWTVRSEEQRARAGAHADQMVFEGFVP; this is translated from the coding sequence GTGGCCGTCCCCGACTGGCTCACCGCGCGGCCGATCGCGCATCGCGGGTTGCACGACCGGGCCGCGGGCCGGCCGGAGAACACGCTGGCGGCTGCCCGGGCGGCCGTCGCGGGCGGCTTCGCCATCGAGTGCGACGTGCAGCTGAGCGCCGACGGCGAGGCGATGGTCTTCCACGACGCCGCCCTGGGGCGGCTGACCGGGGCGAGCGCGGCGGTGGCGGAGCTTTCCGCGGCCGAGCTCGGGCGCCTCGCGGTGGCCGGCTCCGCGGAGACGATCCCGACGCTCCCGGCCTTCCTGGCGGCGGTGGCCGGGGCCGTGCCGGTCGTGATCGAGGTGAAGTCCCGCTACGACGGCGACCTGCGGCTCGCGACCCGCGCCGCCGCGGTCGCGGCGGCCTGCGACGGGCCGGTGGCGCTGAAATCTTTCGATCCGCAGGTGGTCGCGGCGCTGCGCGACCTGTGCCCGCCGACGATCCCGCGGGGCATCGTGGCGGAGACCACTCAGGACGATCCGGCCTACGCGGCGCTGCCGCCGAGCGCGCGGCTCGCCCTGTCCAACCTCCTGCACTTCGCCGAGACCCGGCCGGACTTCCTGTCCTGGCGGGTGGACGACCTGCCCTGCGCGCCGACCTACCTGTGCCGGCTGCTCGGCCGGATCCCCGTGATGACCTGGACGGTGCGGAGCGAGGAGCAGCGCGCCCGCGCGGGCGCGCACGCGGACCAGATGGTGTTCGAGGGCTTCGTGCCGTGA
- a CDS encoding RidA family protein, translating into MSTVKERLETLGLTLPKAAAPVANYVPFVRTGNLVVISGQVCFGADGTIAAEHTGKVGGTVSAEAGKAAARLCALNVLAQLEAAVGDLDRAVVQCVRLGGFINAAPGFSAVAGVMNGASDLMVELLGESGRHARSTVGVAELPLDAAVEVEALFEVR; encoded by the coding sequence GAGACGCTGGGCCTAACCCTGCCGAAGGCGGCGGCCCCGGTCGCCAACTACGTGCCGTTCGTGCGCACGGGCAACCTCGTGGTGATCTCCGGCCAGGTCTGCTTCGGCGCGGACGGGACCATCGCGGCCGAGCACACGGGCAAGGTCGGCGGCACCGTCTCGGCCGAGGCCGGCAAGGCGGCCGCGCGCCTCTGCGCGCTCAACGTCCTCGCCCAGCTCGAGGCGGCGGTGGGCGACCTCGACCGCGCGGTGGTCCAGTGCGTCCGGCTCGGCGGCTTCATCAACGCGGCGCCGGGCTTCTCGGCGGTGGCCGGCGTGATGAACGGCGCCTCCGACCTGATGGTCGAGCTGCTGGGCGAGAGCGGGCGGCACGCCCGCTCCACCGTCGGTGTCGCGGAGCTGCCCCTCGACGCCGCCGTCGAGGTCGAGGCGCTGTTCGAGGTCCGCTGA